Below is a window of Solanum stenotomum isolate F172 chromosome 7, ASM1918654v1, whole genome shotgun sequence DNA.
TTGGAGGAAAAAGTAAAAGAGACGGAGAAGGAAAGAGAGAACTGGGTCCAAAAGGAGGTAATTTCTTATATCTTAATGCGTGTAGTTTTGAGTGGGCTTTGTTGCTAACATCCTCTATTCTGAGACCAATGTATATTGTTTCAGTTGCGGTCAAGTAATAACAAGAATTTAGCAAGCTAGCTATTCTGGGTTGCATGCCCTTCTCCGGACCCATGCATAGCGGGAGCTTAGTGCTTTAGGCTGCCCTATTGAATCGAATCATGTTATGCATCTGTCAAGTTGCTATGGATATTTCACGAGTAGCGATATGATGGGCTTAATAGATAGGTGAACAATATGACCTGCTATGCATATGATTTAAGATGCTTGGCAATTTAGAGGAaacatattcataaaatatatctGGCTTCAATTAAATGCTCATAGATATAATTGCTTAATAAAAACAGAACGGATACCAAAGGAATTGTTAAAAAAACAGTGAACAAAATTCAAGTCAGATGGTTTTGAATACTTGATGACATATAAAGTATGGCTTCTAGTAAGAagaattgtattttttattgataatgaaGCCGTCAGTCTGTAAAGGGAGTAAAAGACAAAATAACATGCAAGAAGGAATCATGACTAGACAACTGATGACGTCAAAAGTGACAAAGAACACTTTGGAAATGCAATTTATGATGTTCATTCATGTGGGTGACATTCGAAATTACAACAACCATAGGGGTATTTTGCTACTAACCCACACTCCGGGAGTTCGAGAGAAGGTGGTGAAGATGAGGCTAAGGAGGGTGTGTCTATTACCGAGAACCAATTTGGATTCCTGCCGCGAAGGTCAACTACAGAAGCCATTCATCCCGTAAGTAGATTGATGGAGCAATATAGTGAGAGCCTGAGAGGAAGAGGGACTTACATATGATGTTCATTGACCTAGAAAAAGCATACAACAAAGTTCGTGGGgaggttctttttttttttttaaaaccgcGGTTTCCGTTTTAagcacctcgactaatttcatgggatacctgccacctcccaccagcaacagATACTacgtaactctgtccaccaaagCTAAGACAGATGTAGTATTTTTTGTCTCCGTTGAGTGTTGAACCTAAGACCTTAGggttctcaaccacttcattgaccatgTTTGGAGGCTATAAGTGTGCCTGTAACTTACATTAGGGTGATTAAGGACATGTATGAGGAGCCAAGAATCGAGTGAGGATAATTGGAGGAGACTCGAGCACTTTCCAGGCAATGATGGGGTTGCACCAGGGATCAACTCTTAGCCCATTTGTTTTTGCCTTGGTAATGGATGAACTGACGCGACATATCCAAAGATGCCATGGTATATATGTCACGCCCAAGCTTGGACGGGGCGGAAAAGCACAGTATGAACACCTGGTATACAAATGACCTCTGCTAAACAAATGAATATCTATACATGAGGCAAATAATGAGGAACCGTACCTATGCAACACTGACCAACTGGCCATACTGATGTGATGGACAAATGAAACTATAATCATAGGTGACAATTTTAcaatgtctatgaagcctctaatggAATTCTTAACTGTACCTTATTAAATGGTCGGGACAGGGCCTCAACATACCCAACTATAACTATAAGAACATCTAAGTAGTACTAGGCACCTATTACCTCCAGGTGATAATGGAGCTCACCGATACTTTGCTACTTTGCTGAGTATGCAACAAGAGACTACTGCGGGATTCTACTAACCTGTATACCTGATCCTGCATTTCCATGAataacaagtagacacatgaggATGCTCAACGAATCAAAGAATAAGATGAGCAACTATAAACAACTGAACATCAGAACCCTTTTTGTCTAAAACTTTATCTTATGGATAACCttataaacttaagtaaaatgTATTTCGATTGTTGCTTAAAATGTTAACAAGTGGTAGATTTACACATGAGATATGCTATGTGTTTTATCCCTGTAAGTGATCAAATGATAGGCCTTTAAAGGCTACCTGTAACAATGAACAGATAAGCCTCTTAGGGAAATCTTTAGCACATGAACGATATGAATATTTAAAGTATAATATGAAGCTGTAACTTATAACGGAATATAACCAACCTTAGAAATTCTCATATAACATCGCTTGAgttatttctttaatatataatatgtagtagtTTGCCTAGGTGATGTTCTACCTCTATCTGTAGTCCAAGTATACAAGTAATCACATGATGGCCTCCAAAGGTGATCTATGACACATGTAAGAGATATATTGCCAAATCACATAAGTTGCATGATGTTGATAAGTGTCTATCGCAATTTGCTGTAAGGTACATCTTCCCCTGGCTCCAATAAAGGGTCTGCCCGTAAGCTTGTAGGCCATATATTGTCTTAGTTAGGGAACCAGGGGAACCAGTGCATGACATTTCAGTTGACTACTATCTATCACATATGCCATAAAGGGCGGTCTGTCTCAATCCTGTGCACAAAATTCGCATCACTTCGTATGCAAAGTGGACCTATGAATACCCACCCATCGTTTTAGAGTAGGTCTTAATCATATATTTACAATGCCTATAACAAATTAACAAGTGAGTTACCATCTTTATCTTTCACATAAGCAAGTGAGGATCTTTATGTTGCTCACAAGtaacataatatatattctaGTCTATCAAGTACTTGGTTTAGCTTAAGAATCATATCACTATGTGATCTATTTAAGTGCAGGCCATATTGTAGTcaattgttttccttttaaaCACGTGACAGATATACCAGAACCTTACCTCAAATTTGCTGGAACTTACAATCTCTTAACTTGACATCTTCAACACCAAACAATTTTCTTCAAAACAAAACCTTAAGACAAGAAGAAAACACTTGAGAACAACATCTCACCAATATGGGCGGCGTAGGGAACTCTTTCTCTAAAGGCTGCCTCAAGCTTCTCAACATGTAACCACAAGTTCTCCCACTCCCTTACAAGTTAAAACTACGTGAAATACATACAAAATACTTACCTTAGGGGTtgtgaaagaagaagaaaattcaagaGCCTTCTTTGGAGAGAAAGTCACAATCGAGATAGAGAGACTAATGAAATTTTCTTTGTGAGTAATATGATATTTGGTCTAAGTAAATAGATATATATCACCTTTTGGCAGATGGGTCTTGGGCTTGACCCAACGACCCGCCCCATATCCCTTTGGCCCAATTAATTTGGGTCTTTCATTgttcaagtaggtgatgcacctacttgtttTCTTTAGAGAAAATTATTTCAAGTGGACCCTCACCATATGTTGTCACATGGGTTTGCCTAATAAAACAAGTGACACATTAGTTATCTTTAAGCACGTACGTCTCATAAGCAAGTAGGACGTTTAAGAAAGTAGCTCGAACAAGTAGGACGTCTAAACAAGTAGGTTACTTTGTCCTGCATTTATTTTGCTTTCCAAAGCTTAATCCCTTCAACTAGTCCTTCACTTTTTGTACACTTGAACACTTAGACTTTAGGCTCAATTGTAATCACCTTTTTCCAAGCTCAAATAATCTTGTTGACGTTGACTTAGTCGTGAACATGAGAGTCAAACATAAATGGAAATTTTGCAAACAATGTCTTCTTCAAACTTGCATAATTCTTGATATAGAACTTGGATGGACGAgcgatttgttttttttttaaactagactcaaagacctttaatttgattggTTAGCTCTCCATCTATTGGGAGATCTGCTCATTTAAAGCAAACAATATACTGGATCACTTGAAGTAGTGACCCTCCACAGGGGATCCTTTGACTTGAACTTTTGTTTGAAGGCTTCCCTTGGGCTAAAACCTTGGGTTAACACTTCAACAacctttatatatatgttacttAACATAATTATCAATTTGTATCCTTAATCTCTCGGTTTCATACCAATCCTTTGCCATTTGACTAGTTGCATGTTAACATAGATGTACGAGGTATTACAATATGCTTTTTGCAGTTGACATAGTATTGATTGATGAGACATGCGACAAAGTTAATGATATGCTAGAGGTTCAGAGACAGACCCTTGAAGCCTAAAGGGttcaagttgaggactaagacAAAGTACTTAGAGTGCAAGTTTACTGATGAACTCACGTGGCAGATGTGGAGGTGAGGATTGATACTCAAGTTATCTCCAAGTAAGGAAGTTTCAAGTATCTTGAGTTCGTAATTCAAGGAATTAAGGAGATTGATGATGATGTTACCTATCGTGTTGGAGCTGATGAAATGGAGGCTCGTATTTAGTATCTTATGTGTTAAGAGTGTGTCACCAAAGACTTAAAAGTATGTTTTATAAAGTGGTCCTCAGACCAGCTATGTTTGGGATGGAGTGTTGGTCGGTCAAGAACTCGCACGTCTAAAAGATGAAAGTAGCGGAAATGAGGATGCTGCGATGAAAAAGTATGTAATATAAAGTGATTGTTAGACCAACTATGTTTGGGACCGAGTGTTGGTCGGTCAAGAAGTCGCACGTCTAGAATATGAAAGTAGTGGAAATGAGGATGTTGCAATGAATGTGTGGACATACTAGGAGCGAAGATATTTTGGATAAGGTGGGAGTGATCTCCGTGGTAGACAAGTTGAGGGAGGGAGGCGAGATTGGGATGGTTCGGGCATGTGAGAGGAAATGCACAGATGCCAGTGAGGAGGTGTTAGAGGTTGGCTTGGTCGGTATTAAGAGAGGTAGGCCAAAGTAGGGTGGAAATTTAGTAAGTAATTGAGCGTTGTCAAGTTTCCTCTATCAGTATTGTTATTACTACCCTCCTATTTTATTACATGTTGTTTCCTTTGCTTCAGTTACCGTActgtttgttgttgttactgttCTGTTCTCCTTTGTTTTTAGCATGACTTCTTCTATCTGCTATTGAATCAGCTGCTGTTGCCGGGCGAGACTACTGTAGTTCCACATCATACTTGATTTTGATATACTTTACTTGAGCTGAGGATCTATTGGAAAAAAcatctaccttcacaaggtaggatAAAGCTACATATAACCACCCTCCCAGACCCACTTGTGGGATtgcattgggtatgttgttgttgttaatgttCATGCATGTGGATCTTGCTGGATGATGACAGGAAACTTCTGTATTTCCATCCTAACAGATTTGAAAAAGTCATTTTTGCTATCCAActtgtacttttcttgatttccATCAAGtgacattttttgtttaacTGTACCAAGccaacaacagcaacaacaacatacctagtgaaattccacaagtggggtctggaaAGGATatagtgtacgcagaccttaccactaccctGTGGAGGTAGGGAGGGTTGTTTTcgaaagaccctcggctcaagtgcaACACATCTGAGtactaagaagaagaaaacagtGTAGAACGGTACAAGAACAACAAACAAGTCATGTTCTGTATATTTGAACCGAAATGTCATTGGGATGTGCTATTAAGATTAGAAGCTGAGTTCTTGATGCCATTTAATGAAATTCAtttacttaataaaaaaaaagatgaaaaactgAGATAATGAAAAGCTGAATGGCAGTATATTTGAACCAAAATGTCACTGGGATGTGCTATTAAGATGAGAAGCTGAGTTCTTGATGCCATTTAATGAAATTCTCTTACTTCATCATGAAAATCTAAGATAATTAAAAGGTGAATGGCAGTAAAATTTTCCTTGTTGAAAACCTGTGGTATTGATCTATCTGGAATCTGGATACTGAGTTTTCTTTAATACGGCTGTGGGTAATAAGGTGGTACCTGAGAGTAAACGTGCCTTGAAGTATATTGCATATCAGTGACTTCAAGCACAACCACTTTGTAAGTTTGAAGTAAATTGCACAGCTACTTGCCagtgaaagcaaggggtttgccttcagggtggcccagtggtttaggcttgggacttccatgttggaggtctcaagttcgaaaccccttgccagcgaaagcaaggggtttgccttctgggtcgagctcgttgcatcgggcttgcctagtgcgggttacctctcctatgtggtttgcaagctattgcataggagcggggattttaccttgtgcgcacccaaagggtagcggctgcgggtttcccttgtcataaaaaaaacaaaattgcaCAGCCACTTGGACTTTTCTGGGCATGCACACTGAGCTTAGTAGGCTCTTAGCACTTCTAATCAAGTAGAAAGAAAGAGAATAGTTTACTTGTTTGAGCTGCATGGATAAATCTGTTTGATTTTCCTTtgctaaattatttataagtcAATTGTTGGAGAAGATCAATGCATTGCTCTTTTTTCATACTAtgcctcaatcccaaacaagttggggtcGAGTGTCAACTATATGACTCCCCACTTTCATTTAAGCTCAAaattatatcatcatcatactcaattaaaaatgtggaaaataagttaaatttgcatataaatatgatagaaaaaaactaacaagaataataacaacaacaatctCTAACAAGTCAAAAATCTATCCTCAACTAGTAGCTATCACCTATATGGATCTTTTTTTCCCCACTGTGCCCTATCTTTAGCTAGGTCTGCATTGATACCcgtttctcaaaataaaaagaaataaataacaGGGCACATAACCTAATTGTTAGTTTTATCTattagggcatctccaacccaatcctctattttactctccaaatatagagttctctattttttcagacaaccaactccaacccaattctctattttactctctaaaaaggaatctttttctctctcctcaatattatattattatttctatttcattcttattttcttactaTTTCATACtataaatcctttttttttNNNNNNNNNNNNNNNNNNNNNNNNNNNNNNNNNNNNNNNNNNNNNNNNNNNNNNNNNNNNNNNNNNNNNNNNNNNNNNNNNNNNNNNNNNNNNNNNNNNNNNNNNNNNNNNNNNNNNNNNNNNNNNNNNNNNNNNNNNNNNNNNNNNNNNNNNNNNNNNNNNNNNNNNNNNNNNNNNNNNNNNNNNNNNNNNNNNNNNNNNNNNNNNNNNNNNNNNNNNNNNNNNNNNNNNNNNNNNNNNNNNNNNNNNNNNNNNNNNNNNNNNNNNNNNNNNNNNNNNNNNNNNNNNNNNNNNNNNNNNNNNNNNNNNNNNNNNNNNNNNNNNNNNNNNNNNNNNNNNNNNNNNNNNNNNNNNNNNNNNNNNNNNNNNNNNNNNNNNNNNNNNNNNNNNNNNNNNNNNNNNNNNNNNNNNNNNNNNNNNNNNNNNNNNNNNNNNNNNNNNNNNNNNNNNNNNNNNNNNNNNNNNNNNNNNNNNNNNNNNNNNNNNNNNNNNNNNNNNNNNNNNNNNNNNNNNNNNNNNNNNNNNNNNNNNNNNNNNNNNNNNNNNNNNNNNNNNNNNNNNNNNNNNNNNNNNNNNNNNNNNNNNNNNNNNNNNNNNNNNNNNNNNNNNNNNNNNNNNNNNNNNNNNNNNNNNNNNNNNNNNNNNNNNNNNNNNNNNNNNNNNNNNNNNNNNNNNNNNNNNNNNNNNNNNNNNNNNNNNNNNNNNNNNNNNNNNNNNNNNNNNNNNNNNNNNNNNNNNNNNNNNNNNNNNNNNNNNNNNNNNNNNNNNNNNNNNNNNNNNNNNNNNNNNNNNNNNNNNNNNNNNNNNNNNNNNNNNNNNNNNNNNNNNNNNNNNNNNNNNNNNNNNNNNNNNNNNNNNNNNNNNNNNNNNNNNNNNNNNNNNNNNNNNNNNNNNNNNNNNNNNNNNNNNNNNNNNNNNNNNNNNNNNNNNNNNNNNNNNNNNNNNNNNNNNNNNNNNNNNNNNNNNNNNNNNNNNNNNNNNNNNNNNNNNNNNNNNNNNNNNNNNNNNNNNNNNNNNNNNNNNNNNNNNNNNNNNNNNNNNNNNNNNNNNNNNNNNNNNNNNNNNNNNNNNNNNNNNNNNNNNNNNNNNNNNNNNNNNNNNNttacatttaaaaaagaattatgaatattagatatttaattaatggaattatatgaaaaataatatgttaactataaaataatagaaaataataataaaataatgaaaaagtgaaatagagaggtgaatagtagttctccaaatttggagaactactattcacctctctataaatGGAGAATAGAGAGTAATTTAGAGGGTGGTTGGAGAGCcctttctctattttactctccaaatatagagaatggagagtaaaatagagtggggttggagatggtcttaaGTGACTAGTTGTTGTCAAATGCTTCAGTAAGTTCAAACCGTAGTCTCTTCTTGTTTTTGCAGAAGTCATTCAGAGAAATAATTTccagcctaagtggtgataatGCACTTTTAGAGACGCAGGTATGCAGTCCCAGCGACAAAAATGTATCATGTTTTTCTGGACTGAACTTTTCTCATCAAACTGTTATCAACCTGCATATTTGGCTTTTAGTGTCTATAATATAATGTGTTCTTGGTTTGCTAACATAGCCAATTGCAGGTGTTTCATAAAAGAACATGACAAATAAATGGTTTCTAGTGGACATGGCCTCCTTTAAGAATTCAAGTATACTGAGAAGAGTGTTCTTCTTTGTCCACATTggaattttgatttgaaaagtTCGGCAATCATATCAGGGTGTAACTCTCTTAATGGATACAAATTGTGATGTTAGTTTTCAAAGAATTGTCGATATGTTTTGTTTTACTTGACCAAATGTGTATCTTTACACATAGAAGGCATTGGGAGTTGTAGTTGGGCATCTACGTTTTTTGTTTTAAGCTTTGCTTTTCCtgatgttgtatcctgattTTTGACATCTTGTCCTTATTATGGCTGTTGATGTCAAAACCCATAGAAAAATTGACAATCATTGCTTCCGTTAATTCCTAACATGGAAATTAAAATCAAAGCCTGGCAGGTGAAGGAGTTCGAAGAGTTGAGGACCAATATGTTACAAGAAAATCAGTTACTGAAAGCAAATATACAAGTACTGCAGACACAAGTCTATAATCTCGAGAAGAGTGCCGGACCTCCTTGTTTACCAATTGGACATGAAATGGTCAGTTGTTAATTCTCTCTTGCAGATTAACCTGGTCCTATATTCTGTTTTCATTCATTTCTATTTCCATGAGTGATAGAAAGTAGCACACTATTGATTTGGCTGGCCAACCTCATACCACATCATGACTTGTAAGAAGATTGAGATTATAGTTAAACATGTTgagctttaaaatatttttattaaaaagagaTCATTATTGATAACATAAGACTGTAGTTTACTTGATATGTCATAAATGACTTTGTTGTGCTGAGAGTGTCATGAGCTACAGGTGATAGGGAGGGCAATGTGAGCTAGAGACTAGAGTGCTATGAGCTAAGGCTAACAATATGGGGTTTAGATAATTAAAAAACGAGTAGCAAAACATAACAAACAATGGAAGAACCAGTTCCTGAGCATGATCACAACAAAGAACTGCTATCAAGAAGTGCATTACAAATATGAAGGAACCAGGTCCTTCATAGTGGACTGGAAGACACTGTTGATCAAAACCAACGCGGATTCCAAGTGCGTAGAAGGAATCCTTGAGGAATTGGGATTGCGAAACAAGGAGCAAGAAAAATATGGAAACATTGCCATATTTACCATCTAATAGATGTTTTACATCCGGATATTGTGTTTTAATAGGAGGTTTATTGGTGTCATGGAGCAAGAAACAAAGCGGTTGCTCAATCTAGTGCAGAAGCAGACGATCAAGCAATGACTATAGCAACTTGTTCGCTAGTTTGGATTAAATAGTTGCTCATAGGACTAAAATTTGGAGAAATCAGTCAGATGGAATTTGTGTGATAACCAAGAGGCCTTTCATATAGTATCAAATTTGGTATTTCATGAgaggactaagcacattgagattgattctCACTGTCGATGAAAAGATACTCTCCAGTGATGTTACAAAATTTGTGAAGTGAAGTGATCAGCTTGCATATATTTTCACCAAGTCCCTCACTAGTCCTATGTCTATAACATGCTCGGTAAATATGACttgtatgcaccagcttgaggAGAAGTGTAAGAATAGGAATATGAATATGGATAcgatttttatataatatccTAGGTAGAAAATAATTGTAATGTAGTGTATATAAATAGGGCTCATAGTAAAAATGTAGATgtacaattcaataataattttcCTCTTATAATTCTCACAACATATAAATCAATACAATTTAAAATGGCACTTAATGTATTAGGTGGTCTTTTCTGTCATGAAACACATTTAATATGTTGACTGTATCCCAGTATGTATTTTAAAGTGCTGAAAGCATTCTAGTCACACAACAAGTTCACTGTCAATTTGGGGtataaccaaaataaatttaaatgtatGGACAATATATATTGACGATTGATATATCTGTACTTACAGCACATTGTTGCAAATTGACATACCATAACCTATTTTTGCTTTCTCTTGATAAAGAATACTCCTGAAAATGGGGATCTGAATTCTGAAGTAGTTGCTACTCAAGCATTGGTGGACAAACTGATTGATGAAAATGCGGAGCTTGTGGAGAAGGTTTCAGCTTATTATTCTCTTATTGCTAGAATTTTAGATATTATGATATACTGTTCGGGATTGGTAATCAGTATTTTCTTATATTAGGTGAAAAATTTATATGTGGAGCTTGAACGAAGAGGTCCACCAATGGAGGTATCTTCATATTTAGGTGCTGATGTAATTACCACAAGCTCTGAGGCAGCTCGCATTGCCAATGAATCAGCCCTTGGGTCACACAAGATTCCTGGAGCCGTTCACGAGCATGAAGTTGACCATACTACAGAGCCAAAATCTCAACCCAGTGAAGCAGTATTGCAGTCAAGTGAAAGGCTGCAATCTCTGAAAGACACCATTGACAAAGCTGTGAGTGATGATGAGCATGTGAGTAAGATAGATAGCAGAATTGCTGTAAATTCATCAGAAATCGAGTCTGATGAAATCGTGCAGATCCCTTTAGATGAGAATGAAGTTCAGTCAGCAGATTTAGAAGTCACAAGTGTGGATCAGGATCAGTATGAGGAAGAGGTTCCCCTCACCAATGCACCGTTAATTGGTGCTCCATTCCGTTTGATATCCTTTTTTGCTAGATACGTGAGTGGTGCTGATTTGGTTAATAAGAACTCGGCAACCTCAAACCGAGAACCTGCTAACAGCCTGCAGCTGTAAGAAGTTAGATTTTATACAGCAAAAGGAGGATGACACCAAAGATTAAACATAGTCACATCTTAAGTTGAATGATATACTTATTATAGTACTAGGCTGGATGCTGCCCACTTTTTTGTACCAAATTCATTATTATAGGGGTATTAgttgttaaagataaaaatattgatttggGCCATTCGTACACCTGCCTGAAAATTTGGTGACGTAAGAACAAATGTTATGCTAGCGATGAGAGTTGCTGTAGGCTAATTTTGCCAAATGGATTTTGTGTTTCTTTAAACTTCATTTGGATATTTTGCACTACTCTTACGCTTGTGGTTTGTGGCGTACTCGTAGCATACCCAAGTTCCAACATAGGTAGCACGTGGATGGTGGTAGTTATAATTCGCCCATAAATAGGCGTGTTGTCCGTTTTGATGTGTATTTTTAGAGTGAGTCCCTTTTGATATTTAGGATTCAAAAAGTATCCATTTTAAAATGGCTTAAAACTTAAATAGAAGAATATGACCTACAAAGATTTTGTGTTAAATGCTACTCCCTTCATTCCATATTAACTTACACtatgaggtgtttcacaccctttaagaaaagtaggttagaacataaattgaacataattttccatttttactcttattaattattgtcaaaaataactaaacattaattataataactaACTCCAATACTAACTTAAAAGGATAAATTtggaagaatattttaaaaatagtcttgaagattgaaaacttaaattaatttaaaaaataaaaaatgattcaaagcttaagttaatatgaaatggagggagc
It encodes the following:
- the LOC125870765 gene encoding uncharacterized protein LOC125870765 isoform X3, which translates into the protein MEEEKKKRKNKKKKNKQTKGIENNAVGAEESASSNQNHPAEIRGSEAHTDDTSGIDDDSNRHDTEGAKVSSLAENEKHCRMDTEAIFEEKLKQFSREKDASLLKEESNFNARIKQLQNENNSHLHKEASFEMKIMQLQDEISSLRRQEANQEEKMRQLHMEKDVYLQKEAEFEMKNSQLQSEKNSWLLKEAGLEKRNNELVDEVEKLNSKRHEYQVNLKKKVKEMEKETENKVQKEVSLEERISLLVDEVENSNSTMVSLEEKVKETEKERENWVQKEKSFREIISSLSGDNALLETQVKEFEELRTNMLQENQLLKANIQVLQTQVYNLEKSAGPPCLPIGHEMNTPENGDLNSEVVATQALVDKLIDENAELVEKVKNLYVELERRGPPMEVSSYLGADVITTSSEAARIANESALGSHKIPGAVHEHEVDHTTEPKSQPSEAVLQSSERLQSLKDTIDKAVSDDEHVSKIDSRIAVNSSEIESDEIVQIPLDENEVQSADLEVTSVDQDQYEEEVPLTNAPLIGAPFRLISFFARYVSGADLVNKNSATSNREPANSLQL
- the LOC125870765 gene encoding COP1-interactive protein 1 isoform X4 yields the protein MEEEKKKRKNKKKKNKQTKGIENNAVGAEESASSNQNHPAEIRGSEAHTDDTSGIDDDSNRHDTEGAKVSSLAENEKHCRMDTEAAFEEKIKQLQKDKVSHMQKEAIFEEKLKQFSREKDASLLKEEASFEMKIMQLQDEISSLRRQEANQEEKMRQLHMEKDVYLQKEAEFEMKNSQLQSEKNSWLLKEAGLEKRNNELVDEVEKLNSKRHEYQVNLKKKVKEMEKETENKVQKEVSLEERISLLVDEVENSNSTMVSLEEKVKETEKERENWVQKEKSFREIISSLSGDNALLETQVKEFEELRTNMLQENQLLKANIQVLQTQVYNLEKSAGPPCLPIGHEMNTPENGDLNSEVVATQALVDKLIDENAELVEKVKNLYVELERRGPPMEVSSYLGADVITTSSEAARIANESALGSHKIPGAVHEHEVDHTTEPKSQPSEAVLQSSERLQSLKDTIDKAVSDDEHVSKIDSRIAVNSSEIESDEIVQIPLDENEVQSADLEVTSVDQDQYEEEVPLTNAPLIGAPFRLISFFARYVSGADLVNKNSATSNREPANSLQL
- the LOC125870765 gene encoding kinesin-like protein KIN-14P isoform X2; the protein is MEEEKKKRKNKKKKNKQTKGIENNAVGAEESASSNQNHPAEIRGSEAHTDDTSGIDDDSNRHDTEGAKVSSLAENEKHCRMDTEAAFEEKIKQLQKDKVSHMQKEAIFEEKLKQFSREKDASLLKEESNFNARIKQLQNENNSHLHKEASFEMKIMQLQDEISSLRRQEANQEEKMRQLHMEKDVYLQKEAEFEMKNSQLQSEKNSWLLKEAGLEKRNNELVDEVEKLNSKRVNLKKKVKEMEKETENKVQKEVSLEERISLLVDEVENSNSTMVSLEEKVKETEKERENWVQKEKSFREIISSLSGDNALLETQVKEFEELRTNMLQENQLLKANIQVLQTQVYNLEKSAGPPCLPIGHEMNTPENGDLNSEVVATQALVDKLIDENAELVEKVKNLYVELERRGPPMEVSSYLGADVITTSSEAARIANESALGSHKIPGAVHEHEVDHTTEPKSQPSEAVLQSSERLQSLKDTIDKAVSDDEHVSKIDSRIAVNSSEIESDEIVQIPLDENEVQSADLEVTSVDQDQYEEEVPLTNAPLIGAPFRLISFFARYVSGADLVNKNSATSNREPANSLQL
- the LOC125870765 gene encoding uncharacterized protein LOC125870765 isoform X1; its protein translation is MEEEKKKRKNKKKKNKQTKGIENNAVGAEESASSNQNHPAEIRGSEAHTDDTSGIDDDSNRHDTEGAKVSSLAENEKHCRMDTEAAFEEKIKQLQKDKVSHMQKEAIFEEKLKQFSREKDASLLKEESNFNARIKQLQNENNSHLHKEASFEMKIMQLQDEISSLRRQEANQEEKMRQLHMEKDVYLQKEAEFEMKNSQLQSEKNSWLLKEAGLEKRNNELVDEVEKLNSKRHEYQVNLKKKVKEMEKETENKVQKEVSLEERISLLVDEVENSNSTMVSLEEKVKETEKERENWVQKEKSFREIISSLSGDNALLETQVKEFEELRTNMLQENQLLKANIQVLQTQVYNLEKSAGPPCLPIGHEMNTPENGDLNSEVVATQALVDKLIDENAELVEKVKNLYVELERRGPPMEVSSYLGADVITTSSEAARIANESALGSHKIPGAVHEHEVDHTTEPKSQPSEAVLQSSERLQSLKDTIDKAVSDDEHVSKIDSRIAVNSSEIESDEIVQIPLDENEVQSADLEVTSVDQDQYEEEVPLTNAPLIGAPFRLISFFARYVSGADLVNKNSATSNREPANSLQL